A stretch of the Mesorhizobium huakuii genome encodes the following:
- a CDS encoding ABC transporter permease: MSDRLRAFSGQIIAVGVALLLGAIIILLVGESPVRVLMTLLRGAFGDQEKIAGTLLQTTPILICGVAACIGLRGGMFNVGIEGQLFLGGFAAAWVGFSFSLPAGIHMLAALALAVVAGAAWVAIPAFFRARYNTNEVVSTILSNYIAVLLTSYFTIFLFKRPGGWSETPPILATAYLPEIFSFSRLNWGLVIGLLLAVGVALVFRYTSWGYGVTMVGSAPKFAEYGGVNVKRQGFVVLLLSGAVGGLAGGVETLGVHHRFMEGFAPGFGFDGLIAALLANGSPVATIVTALFFGALRSGSLLLEVDTSASREIITVIQALIILSVSAQVLIKRRGDSQAGERRWKF, translated from the coding sequence ATGAGCGACCGTTTGCGCGCCTTTTCCGGCCAGATCATTGCCGTGGGCGTAGCCTTGCTGTTGGGGGCGATCATCATCCTTCTGGTCGGCGAAAGCCCGGTGCGTGTCTTGATGACGCTGCTGCGCGGCGCCTTTGGCGACCAGGAGAAGATTGCCGGCACCCTGCTGCAGACGACGCCGATCCTGATCTGCGGTGTCGCGGCCTGCATCGGCCTGCGCGGCGGCATGTTCAATGTCGGCATCGAAGGGCAGCTCTTCCTCGGCGGTTTCGCCGCCGCCTGGGTCGGCTTCAGCTTTTCCCTGCCCGCGGGCATCCATATGCTGGCGGCGCTGGCGCTCGCGGTCGTCGCGGGTGCGGCCTGGGTCGCCATTCCCGCTTTTTTCCGCGCCCGCTACAACACCAACGAAGTCGTCTCGACCATCCTGTCGAACTACATCGCCGTGCTGCTGACCTCCTATTTCACCATCTTCCTGTTCAAGCGGCCCGGCGGCTGGTCGGAGACGCCGCCGATCCTGGCGACAGCCTATCTGCCGGAGATCTTTTCCTTCTCGCGGCTGAACTGGGGGCTGGTGATTGGCCTGCTGCTGGCGGTCGGTGTCGCGCTGGTCTTCCGCTACACCAGTTGGGGCTATGGCGTGACCATGGTCGGCTCGGCGCCGAAATTCGCCGAATATGGCGGCGTCAACGTCAAGCGGCAGGGCTTTGTCGTGCTGCTGCTTTCAGGCGCCGTCGGCGGGCTGGCCGGCGGCGTCGAGACGCTCGGCGTGCATCACCGGTTCATGGAGGGCTTTGCGCCGGGTTTCGGCTTCGACGGGCTGATCGCCGCCCTGCTCGCCAACGGCTCACCGGTCGCCACCATCGTCACGGCGCTGTTCTTCGGCGCGTTGCGCAGCGGGTCGCTGCTGCTCGAGGTCGACACCAGCGCCTCACGCGAAATCATCAC